A window of the Lysinibacillus irui genome harbors these coding sequences:
- a CDS encoding Glu/Leu/Phe/Val family dehydrogenase: MSENLNLFTSTQDVIQDALNKLGYDEAMYELLKEPLRMLQVRIPVKMDDGTTKVFTGYRAQHNDAVGPTKGGVRFHPQVSEEEVKALSMWMTLKCGIVDLPYGGGKGGVICDPRQMSMGEIERLSRGYVRAVSQIVGPTKDIPAPDVFTNAQIMAWMMDEYSRMDEFNSPGFITGKPLVLGGSQGRDRATAQGVTIVIEEAAKKRGIDIKGARVVIQGFGNAGSFLAKFMHDLGAKVIGISDAYGALHDPEGLDIDYLLDRRDSFGTVTTLFENTISNKELLELDCDILVPAAIENQITADNAHNIKANIVVEAANGPTTAEATKILTERGILLVPDVLASAGGVTVSYFEWVQNNQGYYWTEEEVEERLYKKMVEAFDNVYTTATTRNINMRLAAYMVGVRRTAEASRFRGWV, translated from the coding sequence ATGTCTGAAAACTTAAATCTTTTCACATCAACACAAGATGTCATTCAAGATGCTCTAAATAAACTTGGCTATGATGAAGCAATGTATGAATTACTAAAAGAACCGCTTCGCATGCTCCAAGTACGTATCCCAGTGAAAATGGATGATGGTACAACAAAAGTGTTTACTGGTTACCGTGCACAACATAATGATGCAGTAGGCCCAACAAAAGGTGGGGTTCGTTTCCACCCACAAGTATCTGAAGAGGAAGTTAAAGCGCTTTCAATGTGGATGACATTGAAATGTGGTATTGTCGACCTACCATACGGTGGTGGTAAAGGCGGTGTCATTTGTGACCCTCGTCAAATGTCTATGGGCGAAATCGAACGTTTAAGCCGTGGCTACGTACGTGCAGTAAGTCAAATCGTAGGACCAACAAAAGATATTCCTGCGCCAGACGTATTTACAAACGCACAAATTATGGCATGGATGATGGATGAATATAGCCGCATGGATGAATTCAACTCTCCAGGCTTTATCACAGGTAAGCCACTAGTACTTGGTGGTTCTCAAGGTCGTGACCGTGCGACTGCACAAGGTGTTACAATCGTAATCGAAGAAGCAGCGAAAAAACGTGGTATTGATATTAAAGGTGCTCGCGTTGTTATTCAAGGATTTGGTAACGCAGGAAGCTTCCTTGCGAAATTCATGCATGATTTAGGTGCAAAAGTAATCGGTATTTCAGATGCTTATGGTGCACTTCATGATCCTGAAGGTTTAGATATCGACTATTTATTAGATCGTCGTGATAGCTTCGGAACAGTAACAACTTTATTTGAAAACACAATTTCAAACAAAGAATTATTAGAGCTTGATTGTGATATTTTAGTGCCAGCTGCAATTGAAAACCAAATTACTGCTGACAATGCTCACAATATTAAAGCCAATATCGTAGTAGAAGCAGCAAATGGTCCAACAACTGCAGAAGCAACTAAAATCTTAACAGAGCGTGGCATTTTACTTGTACCAGACGTATTAGCCTCTGCTGGTGGTGTGACAGTTTCTTACTTTGAATGGGTTCAAAATAACCAAGGTTATTACTGGACAGAAGAAGAAGTGGAAGAACGTCTATACAAAAAAATGGTTGAAGCATTTGATAATGTATATACAACAGCTACAACACGTAACATCAACATGCGCTTAGCAGCTTACATGGTAGGTGTTCGCCGTACTGCAGAAGCTTCTCGCTTCCGTGGATGGGTGTAA
- a CDS encoding S-layer homology domain-containing protein: MERKQKKWWQRSLALMLSLVLVISSFLVGGMPVSYAASLDVVYVSNGGDDTTGNGSEASPYNSLHKAYQEVDNEGTIYVMDDITLKVMMVGRDKKFLNMALDKNVTITAAPGVEPADAVIRRGSGETSLIDLQLGQLTLKDIIIDGSLEGTTAAGRIINVGNAKLIIKDGAILRNNESSVVGSAIILNNSNAVVEMTGGEVTGNKDLSLDLKSRTSAILINASGATFSMSGGQITSNSGGGVDVESGGRFMLSGNAQITGNTVDVSGQATERNVILQGTTLVTLNGVFDGKAGITANSMKPGVQFGQATTEGLTGLKNLFADNIPDLIAAYGENKALVWKSKVAPGGIKNKQPVLWLKANEGLRQQAGLLTGWEDQSFEPINFTLDVPEGQEIKTPEVNTNGVNFNPSVKFKNNAVTTEHYAVSPKLIGDKEITFRSGFAVYKNPTDSAGALVGAKDQRLDGNGNIQANGVIIIGGFGNAFVTGPGISVTYDYFGTVDRTRHQLANYELAASNNHSAKIDGKVASFSRNNSFSEFKFYPVVGATNGGGSDWHGFGGDVAEIILYDQLTSADAPKIESYLAVKYGITLNGGNSDYIDTNGNPVWNADPIYKSNIAGIGRDDAEDLLQKQSQSINADKPQVAIGLGALAGTNAENTNPLTDKQYLIWGDNGKALTFTQPIEDTTEKGHAERIWKVQNTNNVGQVQIAIPADAVDADATLLVSDTETFSIKQEKTLTKIMINGVNYYAANVTLANGQYFTFASPAPKLASAELEQAQAGGNQISLTFDKDIASSISGIGFTITVGGENIKNATFKVDPTDAKKVIISLPVDKDLTGKEVTIKYDGLGNLKGTNGVPVSDFEESIVNKTALQAKVAEEGTLTESAYTPSSWTEYQAKLTEAKAVLAKPDATQAEVDAALAALTKAQNDLVPVSEVDKTALQAKVAEEGTLTESAYTPSSWAEYQAKLTEAKAILAKPDATQAEVDAALAALTKAQNDLVPVSEVDKTDLQAKVAEEGTLTESAYTPSSWAEYQAKLTEAKAILAKPDATQAEVDAALAALTKAQNDLVPVSEVDKTDLQAKVAEEGTLTEVDYTPASWTEYQAKLTEAKEVLAKQDATQAEVDAALAALTKAQSDLVPSVPGVDKTALQAKVAEEGTLTEVNYTPASWTEYQAKLTEAKEVLAKQDATQAEVDAALAALTKAQNDLVPSVPGVDKTALQAKVAEEGTLTEVNYTPASWTEYQAKLTEAKEVLAKPDATQAEVNAALAALTKAQNDLVPVSEVDKTALQAKVTEEGTLTEVNYTPTSWTEYQAKLTEAKAILAKPDATQAEVDAALAALTKAQNALTKNPLPQAPGLGSLIPSQGTLSPSFSSEVTDYTMNVDYATSQLSFLATPIIPGASVTTTVNGQLGTLEQIPLQVGENIIVITVADGNGNVKHYTIKVYREAYTGGGNSGGGGTWTPDPTPPVTPTPSETKTKIQVELEIDGDNPLEKTTVEIERTKHANGDVTDFVNLTPAQALEAVEKAKQIGNSIARIVIPDVKDEVDQVTVEVPKQSLQTLRDNGLSLEISTENGHIAIPHSSMEGIDDNFYFRLVPVKKESERQAIEERAKAEQVVRETLESDDVHVVARPMTIETNMPSRPVQVTLPLKGVNVPTVAAERQAFLDQLAVFIEHSDGEKKVVFPEVVTMAKGELGLRFTVEKFSTFTIIQFEKPEVSEHEAYIKGFPNGTFGPDKNVTRAQIAIMMARILGYTEGQAVHKAPFKDVAKDHSAAGAIAFVKEQGIMNGDQYGNFHANANITRAEMAAVVANYKQLSVEEGVPITFKDTKGHWAQWIIEANRASGIINGLEDGSFAPNAALTRAQAVVMMNRMFERGPLQGVAKPSFPDVKATHWAFKEIEEAANSHKYFIDEDGKEQLSK, from the coding sequence ATGGAGAGGAAACAGAAAAAATGGTGGCAACGTTCATTAGCACTGATGCTCTCGTTAGTGCTAGTGATCAGTAGTTTTCTGGTTGGAGGAATGCCGGTAAGTTATGCTGCTTCTTTGGATGTTGTTTATGTATCTAATGGAGGCGATGACACTACAGGTAATGGATCAGAGGCGAGTCCTTATAATTCATTGCACAAGGCCTATCAAGAGGTGGACAATGAGGGAACGATATATGTCATGGACGATATCACATTGAAAGTTATGATGGTCGGAAGAGATAAAAAATTCCTTAATATGGCTCTTGACAAAAATGTTACGATCACTGCAGCTCCGGGAGTCGAGCCTGCTGATGCTGTGATTCGTCGTGGCTCGGGAGAAACATCGCTTATAGATCTTCAATTGGGCCAGCTTACATTAAAAGATATTATTATTGACGGCAGCCTTGAGGGAACTACAGCTGCTGGAAGAATAATCAATGTCGGTAATGCAAAACTGATTATTAAAGATGGTGCTATATTACGTAACAATGAAAGCTCAGTTGTAGGAAGTGCAATTATTCTCAACAACAGTAATGCGGTTGTAGAAATGACTGGTGGAGAAGTTACGGGTAATAAGGACCTAAGTTTAGATTTGAAATCGAGAACAAGTGCAATCTTAATTAATGCTAGTGGTGCAACATTTAGTATGAGCGGCGGCCAAATCACTAGTAATAGTGGGGGAGGCGTTGATGTCGAATCGGGAGGTCGGTTCATGCTTTCCGGCAATGCACAAATCACAGGTAATACGGTCGATGTATCTGGCCAAGCAACCGAGCGAAACGTTATTTTGCAAGGTACTACGCTTGTTACTCTAAACGGTGTTTTTGATGGAAAAGCAGGTATTACCGCAAATAGTATGAAACCGGGAGTGCAGTTTGGTCAAGCAACTACAGAAGGATTGACAGGACTAAAGAATCTATTTGCTGACAACATTCCAGATCTTATTGCAGCATATGGCGAAAATAAAGCTTTGGTATGGAAATCTAAGGTAGCTCCAGGTGGAATAAAAAATAAACAACCTGTCCTTTGGTTAAAAGCCAATGAAGGACTGAGACAACAGGCCGGATTGCTGACTGGTTGGGAAGATCAATCTTTCGAGCCTATTAACTTTACTCTTGATGTACCTGAGGGACAAGAAATAAAGACTCCTGAAGTGAATACAAACGGAGTGAATTTTAATCCGAGTGTCAAATTTAAAAACAATGCTGTGACTACTGAACATTATGCCGTTTCACCCAAATTGATTGGGGATAAGGAAATTACTTTCAGATCGGGTTTTGCGGTCTATAAGAACCCTACCGACAGTGCAGGTGCTTTAGTCGGGGCAAAAGATCAGAGATTAGATGGAAATGGTAATATCCAAGCAAATGGTGTGATTATAATAGGTGGTTTTGGAAATGCTTTTGTTACGGGGCCTGGAATTTCCGTAACTTATGACTATTTTGGAACTGTGGATAGGACCCGACATCAGCTTGCCAATTATGAACTCGCTGCTTCAAATAATCATTCGGCTAAAATAGACGGTAAAGTAGCAAGCTTTAGCCGGAATAATAGTTTTTCCGAATTCAAATTCTATCCTGTTGTAGGGGCTACGAATGGCGGCGGCAGTGATTGGCATGGCTTTGGCGGTGATGTCGCCGAGATTATTTTGTATGACCAATTAACAAGTGCAGATGCGCCAAAGATAGAGAGCTACTTAGCTGTAAAGTATGGGATCACGTTGAATGGTGGCAATAGCGATTACATTGATACAAACGGTAATCCTGTTTGGAATGCTGACCCTATTTATAAGAGCAATATCGCGGGGATCGGGCGAGACGATGCAGAGGACTTGCTTCAAAAGCAAAGTCAAAGTATTAACGCAGATAAACCACAAGTTGCAATTGGTTTAGGTGCACTGGCAGGAACGAATGCTGAAAATACGAACCCACTGACTGACAAGCAATATTTAATTTGGGGTGATAATGGTAAAGCTCTAACATTTACACAACCAATTGAAGATACAACAGAAAAAGGTCATGCAGAGCGTATTTGGAAAGTACAAAACACAAATAATGTTGGACAGGTGCAAATTGCTATTCCAGCAGATGCGGTTGATGCAGATGCAACACTTTTGGTAAGTGACACTGAAACATTTAGCATTAAACAAGAAAAAACATTAACTAAAATCATGATAAACGGTGTTAACTACTATGCAGCAAACGTGACATTAGCCAATGGGCAATATTTCACATTTGCTTCACCTGCTCCAAAACTTGCAAGTGCAGAACTTGAGCAAGCACAAGCAGGGGGCAATCAAATTTCCCTGACGTTTGACAAAGACATCGCCTCCTCAATTAGTGGAATAGGATTTACGATTACAGTTGGCGGAGAGAATATTAAAAATGCGACTTTTAAAGTTGATCCAACTGATGCGAAAAAAGTTATTATTTCATTACCAGTTGATAAAGATTTAACAGGTAAAGAAGTAACGATCAAATATGATGGATTAGGAAACTTAAAAGGGACAAATGGTGTGCCTGTAAGTGACTTTGAAGAATCAATTGTAAATAAAACAGCCCTTCAGGCGAAGGTAGCAGAAGAAGGCACATTAACAGAAAGTGCCTATACACCATCAAGCTGGACAGAATATCAAGCGAAGCTAACAGAAGCAAAGGCAGTATTAGCTAAGCCAGATGCAACACAAGCAGAGGTGGATGCGGCATTAGCAGCCTTAACTAAAGCACAAAACGACTTAGTTCCAGTATCAGAAGTAGATAAAACAGCCCTTCAGGCGAAGGTAGCAGAAGAAGGCACATTAACAGAAAGTGCCTATACACCATCAAGCTGGGCAGAATATCAAGCAAAGCTAACAGAAGCGAAGGCAATATTAGCTAAGCCAGATGCAACACAAGCAGAGGTGGATGCAGCATTAGCAGCCTTAACTAAAGCACAAAACGACTTAGTTCCAGTATCAGAAGTAGATAAAACAGACCTTCAGGCGAAAGTAGCAGAAGAAGGCACATTAACAGAAAGTGCCTATACACCATCAAGCTGGGCAGAATATCAAGCGAAGCTAACAGAAGCGAAGGCAATATTAGCTAAGCCAGATGCAACACAAGCAGAGGTGGATGCAGCATTAGCAGCCTTAACTAAAGCACAAAACGACTTAGTTCCAGTATCAGAAGTAGATAAAACAGACCTTCAGGCGAAAGTAGCAGAAGAAGGCACATTAACAGAAGTAGACTATACGCCAGCAAGCTGGACAGAGTATCAAGCGAAGCTAACAGAAGCGAAAGAAGTATTGGCTAAACAGGATGCAACTCAGGCAGAGGTAGATGCGGCACTAGCAGCCTTAACCAAAGCACAAAGCGACTTGGTTCCTTCAGTACCAGGAGTAGATAAAACAGCCCTTCAGGCGAAAGTAGCAGAAGAAGGCACATTAACAGAAGTAAACTATACGCCAGCAAGCTGGACAGAGTATCAAGCGAAGCTAACAGAAGCGAAAGAAGTATTGGCTAAACAGGATGCAACTCAGGCAGAGGTAGATGCGGCACTAGCAGCCTTAACCAAAGCACAAAACGACTTGGTTCCTTCAGTACCAGGAGTAGATAAAACAGCCCTTCAGGCGAAAGTAGCAGAAGAAGGCACATTAACAGAAGTAAACTATACGCCAGCAAGCTGGACAGAGTATCAAGCGAAGCTAACAGAAGCGAAAGAAGTATTGGCTAAGCCAGATGCAACACAAGCAGAGGTAAATGCAGCATTAGCAGCCTTAACCAAAGCACAAAACGACTTAGTTCCAGTGTCAGAAGTAGATAAAACAGCCCTTCAAGCGAAAGTGACAGAAGAAGGCACATTAACAGAAGTAAACTATACACCAACAAGCTGGACAGAATATCAAGCGAAGCTAACAGAAGCGAAGGCAATATTAGCTAAGCCGGATGCAACACAAGCAGAAGTAGATGCAGCATTAGCAGCCTTAACCAAAGCACAAAATGCACTTACAAAGAATCCACTACCACAGGCACCAGGTCTAGGCTCATTAATACCATCTCAAGGCACATTAAGTCCAAGCTTCTCTTCAGAAGTAACAGATTATACGATGAACGTTGATTATGCCACATCACAATTATCGTTCTTAGCAACACCAATTATTCCAGGTGCTTCGGTGACAACAACGGTCAATGGACAACTAGGTACCCTTGAACAAATTCCACTACAAGTAGGGGAAAATATTATTGTGATCACAGTGGCAGATGGAAACGGCAATGTGAAACATTACACGATTAAAGTATACCGTGAAGCCTATACAGGCGGAGGTAATTCAGGCGGCGGAGGTACATGGACGCCAGATCCAACACCACCGGTAACACCGACACCAAGTGAAACAAAAACAAAAATTCAGGTAGAACTTGAAATTGACGGTGACAATCCACTTGAAAAAACAACAGTGGAAATTGAACGTACGAAGCATGCGAATGGTGACGTAACAGACTTTGTCAACTTAACACCAGCGCAAGCACTAGAAGCAGTAGAAAAAGCGAAACAAATTGGTAATAGCATTGCACGTATTGTTATTCCTGATGTCAAAGATGAAGTGGATCAAGTAACGGTAGAAGTACCAAAACAATCTCTACAAACGTTACGTGACAATGGTTTATCATTAGAAATTTCTACTGAAAATGGTCATATTGCGATTCCGCATAGCTCAATGGAAGGCATTGACGACAACTTCTACTTCCGTTTAGTACCAGTGAAGAAGGAAAGTGAGCGTCAAGCGATTGAGGAACGTGCAAAAGCAGAGCAAGTCGTACGTGAAACACTAGAAAGTGATGATGTACATGTTGTAGCACGTCCGATGACAATTGAAACGAATATGCCAAGTCGTCCTGTTCAAGTAACACTACCTTTAAAAGGTGTGAATGTACCAACAGTGGCAGCGGAGCGTCAAGCATTCCTTGATCAATTAGCTGTATTCATTGAACACTCTGATGGTGAGAAAAAAGTAGTGTTCCCTGAAGTCGTAACAATGGCGAAGGGTGAACTGGGTCTACGTTTCACGGTAGAGAAGTTTAGTACATTTACAATTATTCAATTTGAAAAACCAGAGGTAAGTGAGCACGAGGCTTATATTAAAGGATTCCCGAATGGCACATTTGGTCCTGATAAGAATGTAACACGTGCACAGATAGCGATCATGATGGCTCGTATTTTAGGCTACACAGAAGGACAAGCAGTCCATAAAGCACCATTTAAAGATGTAGCAAAAGATCATAGTGCGGCAGGAGCGATTGCCTTTGTAAAAGAACAAGGCATTATGAATGGTGATCAATACGGCAACTTCCATGCAAATGCCAACATTACACGTGCTGAAATGGCAGCAGTCGTAGCCAACTATAAACAGCTTTCTGTAGAAGAAGGTGTGCCGATTACATTCAAGGATACAAAAGGCCACTGGGCACAATGGATCATAGAAGCAAATCGCGCCTCAGGCATCATCAACGGTCTTGAGGATGGAAGCTTTGCACCAAATGCAGCGTTAACACGTGCACAGGCTGTTGTGATGATGAACCGCATGTTTGAACGTGGTCCATTACAAGGTGTGGCAAAACCAAGCTTCCCAGATGTGAAAGCTACACACTGGGCTTTCAAAGAAATCGAAGAAGCAGCTAACTCTCACAAATATTTTATTGATGAGGATGGCAAAGAACAGCTTTCAAAATAA